A genome region from Setaria italica strain Yugu1 chromosome III, Setaria_italica_v2.0, whole genome shotgun sequence includes the following:
- the LOC101763483 gene encoding uncharacterized protein LOC101763483, whose amino-acid sequence MEPRRISASPRPCSGRRVVARKRPRQESVVSSVRKLQRREISSRRDRACAMTAAQERFRNITLQEEFDTHDPKENCLLLPYLRKRSKIIEIVAARDIVFALSQSGVCAAFSRETNQRICFLNGSPDEVIRSLFYNKNNDSLITVSVYGSENFSALRCRTTRIEYIRRGQPDAGFSLFETESLKWPGFVEFDDVNGKVLTYSAQDSTYKVFDLKNYTLLYSVSDKNVQEIKISPGIMLLIYTRTSSSVPLKILSIEDGTVLKSFSHLLHRNKKVDFIEQFNEKLLVKQEGENLQILDVRNFQLTEVSRTEFMTPSAFIFLYELQLFLTFRNRSVAVWNFRGELVTSFEDHLLWHPDCNTNNIYITSDQDLIISYCKADSTDSSSEENAGSINISSILTGKCLAKVNSGNGNSCKQKKAWKFQNTVSEALEDITALYYDEERDEIYTGNRHGLVHVWSN is encoded by the exons aTGGAGCCGAGGCGGATCTCGGCGAGCCCGCGCCCGTGCAGTgggcggcgggtggtggcgAGGAAGAGGCCGCGGCAGGAGTCGGTCGTGAGCAGCGTGCGGAAGCTGCAGCGGCGGGAGATCAGTTCCCGCCGCGACCGCGCCTGCGCCATGACCGCCGCCCAGGAGCGCTTCCGCAACATAACGCTGCAG GAAGAGTTTGACACTCATGACCCTAAGGAGAACTGCTTGCTACTCCCTTACTTGAGGAAAAGGTCAAAAATCATTGAGATTGTTGCAGCACGTGATATAGTCTTTGCTCTTTCACAGTCAGGAGTATGTGCTGCTTTTAGTAGAG AGACAAATCAGAGAATATGCTTTCTGAATGGAAGTCCTGATGAAGTTATCCGCAGTTTATTTTACAACAAGAATAATGATTCACTCATTACTGTGTCAGTgtatggttctgaaaatttcagTGCTCTGCGATGCAGAACAACTCGAATAGA GTACATTCGACGTGGACAACCAGATGCTGGTTTCTCTCTTTTTGAGACTGAGTCCTTGAAATGGCCTGGATTTGTGGAGTTTGATGATGTCAATGGGAAGGTTTTGACTTACTCTGCTCAAGACAG CACTTACAAGGTGTTCGATTTGAAAAACTACACATTGCTGTATTCGGTATCTGATAAGAATGTTCAAGAAATAAAGATCAG CCCAGGAATAATGCTATTGATTTATACAAGAACAAGCAGCTCTGTTCCTCTGAAGATTCTTTCCATTGAGGATGGTACAGTCTTGAAGTCCTTCAGCCACCTTCTCCATCGTAACAAGAAGGTGGATTTCATTGAACAGTTCAATGAAAAGCTTCTGGTCAAGCAGGAAGGAGAGAATCTTCAAATTCTTGAT GTAAGGAACTTTCAATTGACAGAAGTGAGCAGGACTGAGTTTATGACTCCATCTGCCTTCATTTTTCTGTATGAGCTGCAACTTTTCTTGACTTTCCGGAATCGATCAGTAGCAGTTTGGAACTTTCGAGGTGAACTGGTCACATCATTTGAAGATCACCTGTTGTGGCACCCTGACTGCAACACAAACAACATATACATAACAAGTGATCAAGATCTTATTATTTCATACTGCAAGGCTGATTCCACTGATTCATCTTCAGAAGAAAATG CTGGCTCTATAAACATAAGCAGCATACTGACGGGGAAATGCTTGGCAAAAGTAAATTCCGGAAACGGAAATTCGTGCAAGCAAAAGAAAGCATGGAAGTTCCAGAATACAGTCTCAGAGGCCCTTGAGGACATCACAGCTCTGTACTATGATGAAGAGCGTGATGAGATCTACACTGGCAACCGGCATGGCCTTGTCCATGTGTGGTCGAACTGA